A single region of the Microcella sp. genome encodes:
- a CDS encoding phosphatase PAP2 family protein, with product MPRFRAPWSARRSLDRVTDAADDPTLVAPPARRREVLPGWVHRADRAIVRRLNEGQSHPRVDRGLRMLSRAADRGLLWFGIAFSLSAAGRWRAGIRGVASLLTASAVANLVGKRIFGGERPDHTLVPVVRRIRSLPTSPSFPSGHSASAATFAAGVALERPVAGAVIAPVAAAVAYSRVHTGAHWPSDVVGGVAIGLAAAGASTLVARTARSGRRVPGPAAPAIPLPALHEGRGLVIIVNPVAGIGGDVSGELRRRLPRAHIVRTTPNADVQKLAKRAVRRRGWAHGVLAVGVAGGDGTVSAVAQVARELDLPLAVFAAGTRNAFARTAGLTTVSDTVGSVTSGSGLVVDVAEVRVGGGAPETALNTVSLGVYPRLVDERSRAAKRFGKAWGAIVAAPRVLQQSEPFTVVIDGRAAHVWSVFVGVNDYGTREQGPLWRGRLDDATLDVRILHAGRRRGATLALRRLGGRPRRDGGRARRPTLEKFHAREVRISLRDQTREPGYARDGEATVEKLTGVLEVSMRERGLRVYAPVEVPGGGR from the coding sequence ATGCCTCGTTTTCGCGCACCGTGGAGCGCCCGCCGCAGTCTCGATCGAGTGACGGATGCCGCGGATGATCCGACGCTGGTCGCCCCTCCGGCACGACGGCGCGAGGTGCTGCCGGGCTGGGTGCACCGCGCCGACCGGGCGATCGTGAGGCGGCTCAACGAGGGTCAGTCTCACCCGCGAGTCGACCGGGGTTTACGCATGCTCTCGCGTGCCGCCGACCGCGGGTTGCTGTGGTTCGGCATCGCCTTCTCGCTGTCGGCAGCCGGGCGCTGGCGGGCGGGGATTCGCGGTGTCGCGAGCCTGCTGACCGCGAGCGCGGTGGCCAACCTGGTCGGCAAGCGCATCTTCGGCGGGGAGCGCCCCGACCACACGCTCGTGCCGGTGGTCCGGCGTATTCGTTCGCTGCCGACGTCTCCGTCGTTTCCGTCGGGGCACTCTGCGAGTGCGGCGACGTTCGCTGCGGGGGTCGCCCTTGAGCGCCCGGTGGCGGGGGCCGTGATCGCTCCGGTGGCGGCGGCGGTCGCCTACTCGCGCGTGCACACTGGTGCGCACTGGCCCTCAGACGTGGTGGGCGGCGTGGCGATCGGGCTCGCGGCGGCGGGCGCGTCGACGCTCGTAGCGCGCACCGCGCGCTCGGGCAGGCGTGTGCCGGGGCCGGCGGCCCCGGCCATCCCGCTGCCTGCTCTTCACGAGGGGCGCGGACTGGTCATCATCGTGAACCCGGTTGCGGGTATCGGGGGAGACGTGAGTGGCGAGCTGCGTCGACGGCTGCCCCGCGCGCACATCGTGCGCACGACGCCGAACGCTGACGTGCAGAAGCTGGCGAAGCGTGCCGTGCGGCGTCGCGGGTGGGCGCACGGGGTGCTCGCGGTCGGCGTCGCGGGTGGCGACGGCACGGTGTCGGCGGTGGCGCAGGTGGCGCGTGAGCTCGACCTTCCACTCGCCGTGTTCGCGGCGGGCACACGCAATGCGTTCGCGCGCACGGCGGGGCTCACGACCGTGTCGGATACCGTTGGATCCGTCACGTCAGGATCGGGACTGGTGGTCGACGTGGCGGAGGTGCGCGTCGGGGGAGGGGCGCCCGAGACGGCGCTCAACACGGTGTCGCTCGGGGTGTATCCGCGCCTCGTCGACGAGCGTTCTCGGGCGGCGAAGCGCTTCGGCAAAGCGTGGGGGGCGATCGTGGCGGCGCCGCGCGTGCTGCAGCAGTCTGAGCCGTTCACCGTGGTCATCGACGGGCGCGCGGCGCACGTGTGGTCGGTGTTCGTGGGCGTCAACGACTACGGAACCCGTGAGCAGGGCCCGCTCTGGCGGGGCAGGTTGGATGACGCAACCCTCGACGTGCGCATTCTGCACGCCGGCCGTCGACGCGGTGCGACGCTCGCGTTGCGACGACTGGGCGGTCGACCGCGACGCGACGGTGGTCGTGCGCGCCGGCCGACGCTCGAGAAGTTTCACGCGCGGGAGGTGCGCATCTCGCTGCGCGACCAGACGCGCGAGCCCGGCTACGCCCGCGACGGCGAGGCGACGGTCGAGAAGCTCACCGGCGTGCTCGAGGTGAGCATGCGAGAGCGGGGGTTGCGGGTGTATGCGCCGGTGGAGGTGCCTGGTGGTGGCCGGTGA
- a CDS encoding type II toxin-antitoxin system Phd/YefM family antitoxin: protein MVDQVNVHEAKTRLSELVARVERGDEIVIARGGLPVARLVAYDLPTERELGFLPGLDTPASFFEPLPESELAAWEGALGSPASATTL from the coding sequence ATGGTGGATCAGGTGAACGTGCACGAGGCGAAGACACGGCTGTCTGAGCTGGTGGCGCGCGTCGAGCGGGGTGACGAGATCGTCATCGCACGTGGCGGGCTGCCGGTCGCCCGACTCGTGGCATATGATCTGCCGACTGAGCGTGAGTTGGGGTTTCTGCCAGGGCTCGACACCCCAGCGTCATTCTTCGAGCCGCTGCCCGAATCTGAGCTCGCCGCTTGGGAGGGCGCTCTCGGTTCACCAGCATCAGCGACGACGCTGTGA
- a CDS encoding type II toxin-antitoxin system VapC family toxin: MTLLLDTHVLIWALGAPERIPPPVRARLNDRREHLVVSAASAFEIATKHRLGRLPEAAVLVQAFDSQCARLGADVMPITAQHASTAGSLDWSHRDPFDRLLATQAMSEGCELVSADAAFQSLAGLTVLWA, encoded by the coding sequence GTGACGCTGCTGCTCGACACCCACGTGCTGATCTGGGCGCTGGGCGCCCCTGAACGCATCCCGCCGCCGGTGCGCGCTCGGCTCAATGACCGACGAGAACACCTCGTGGTGTCGGCGGCGAGTGCATTCGAGATCGCCACGAAGCACCGCCTCGGCAGATTGCCTGAAGCGGCGGTTCTCGTGCAGGCCTTCGACTCGCAGTGCGCGAGGCTCGGTGCCGACGTCATGCCGATCACCGCTCAACACGCTTCGACCGCAGGCTCTCTCGACTGGAGCCACCGCGACCCCTTCGACCGGCTGCTGGCGACGCAGGCCATGAGCGAAGGCTGCGAGCTCGTGTCAGCCGACGCAGCGTTTCAGTCGCTCGCCGGGCTGACCGTGCTGTGGGCCTGA
- a CDS encoding dodecin family protein, whose product MSSVARITTITARSEKSFEDAVHVGIDRANSTLRNVSGAWVKEQKLHIEGGTVAAYQVTMEVTFVLDD is encoded by the coding sequence ATGTCTAGCGTCGCCCGCATCACCACGATCACTGCTCGCTCTGAGAAGAGCTTCGAAGACGCCGTGCACGTCGGCATCGACCGCGCCAACAGCACGCTGCGCAACGTCAGCGGAGCCTGGGTGAAAGAGCAGAAGCTGCACATCGAGGGCGGCACAGTTGCTGCCTACCAGGTGACCATGGAGGTCACGTTCGTGCTCGACGACTAG
- a CDS encoding bifunctional RecB family nuclease/DEAD/DEAH box helicase, with translation MYLTTTENGEQLLVTSASDLTRAAECEFRVARDLDARLGRVAAVVDEPDAMLDRTAKLGTAHEEAIIADYVAEFGPDDVVQLARGGSGLDEIAPFVAQTLEALHRGVAVITQATFLDLNHAPAAPGELAIAFVGYADFLVRTNDGAYRVQDSKLARRAKVTALLQLAAYAEQLQKLGVDIDPEVDLILGTRELSIHRLDDIAPVLRARRAPLHRLLRERAAADEPIAWRDPSVTYCRSCAWCTAEIEQHDDVSRVAGLTGAQWSKLGSAGIETLEQLAAHDDRAAAETATEAGISRSTLDTLRLQAELQRQAQGAEPGTAPPVRVRDSAVLHALPAPSPGDLYFDFEGDPLYTETDPTRWGLDYLFGFVDAEGVFTPYWAHSFAEEREALLAFLADVEARRAQHPDLHIYHYAAYERTHLRSLTARHGVGEDVVDDWLRSGVLVDLYPVVRKALRVGTPSYSIKYLEPLYWPEARDGAAVARGDDSVAEYVRSCELLEQGDADAAQQIRNDIADYNEVDCLSTLRLAAWLRGLAAEHPSPPPALFDDEPAPREVPDSPLRTALLELSADADGAPTTEPDRSPEQRAYAYAAAAIDYHRREHKTFWWDHFDRLIAPLDEWADTRDVFVVDTDAAHESTDWNKSGKQRSLRRTLTLHGTWAPGSRPGVTGRPGPFAVYEQPAPLPPSSRDPLARAARSITLEVVADDHVVITETLAAGVSPYNDLPVALTPAAPPPAGQQKPAIEEWGAALVDAHPEWPAEPVGDLLRRVAPRTRSGAPLARVEHDDAGEPDRVAAVVASLLDLDRSYLAVQGPPGTGKTYLGAHVIAELVATHGWKVGVVAQGHATVEHLLDGVVAAGLDGRRVGKAPKSSADPSDYATARWTVLGDANDLSTFTADHPEGFVIGGTAWNFSDPQRVGRRSLDLLVIDEAGQFSLAATIAASVSAKNLLLLGDPQQLPQVSQGTHPEPIDGSALGYLAAGHDVLPAELGYFLAETRRLHPALAKPVSHLSYEGQLHAHPSSSVRELDGVAPGLHPVPVEHHGNATESVDEAEAVVAIIRRLIGTSWTPGAGRSARPFADDDVIVVTPYNAQQQVIRAHLDAARLHGTRVGTVDKFQGQEAAVAIVSLAASSSRDAPRGMEFLLNRNRLNVAISRAQWAAYLVHSRGLLDSLPSSPAGVAELSAFIRLTEGRPAG, from the coding sequence GTGTACCTGACCACGACCGAGAACGGCGAGCAACTGCTCGTCACGTCGGCGAGCGACCTCACGCGCGCCGCAGAGTGCGAGTTCAGAGTCGCCCGCGATCTCGACGCACGGCTCGGGCGCGTCGCGGCCGTCGTCGACGAGCCCGACGCGATGCTCGACCGCACCGCGAAGCTCGGCACCGCGCACGAAGAAGCGATCATCGCCGACTATGTCGCCGAGTTCGGCCCCGACGACGTCGTGCAACTCGCCCGCGGCGGCAGCGGGCTCGACGAGATCGCACCGTTTGTCGCGCAGACACTCGAGGCCCTGCACCGCGGCGTGGCCGTCATCACGCAAGCCACCTTCCTCGACCTCAACCACGCCCCGGCGGCACCCGGCGAGCTGGCGATCGCCTTCGTCGGCTACGCCGACTTTCTCGTGCGCACGAACGACGGCGCCTACCGCGTGCAAGACAGCAAACTCGCACGGCGCGCGAAAGTCACCGCCCTGTTGCAGCTCGCCGCCTACGCCGAGCAGCTGCAGAAGCTCGGCGTCGACATCGACCCCGAGGTCGACCTGATTCTGGGCACGCGTGAGCTGAGCATCCACCGCCTCGATGACATCGCGCCCGTGCTGCGCGCCCGCCGCGCCCCCCTGCACCGCCTGCTGCGCGAGCGCGCCGCCGCCGACGAGCCGATCGCCTGGCGCGACCCCAGCGTCACCTACTGCCGGTCGTGCGCGTGGTGCACCGCCGAGATCGAGCAGCACGACGACGTCAGCCGGGTGGCCGGCCTCACCGGCGCGCAGTGGAGCAAGCTCGGCTCCGCCGGCATCGAGACTCTTGAGCAGCTCGCCGCACACGACGACCGGGCGGCGGCCGAGACCGCGACCGAAGCGGGCATCTCGCGCAGCACCCTCGACACCCTGCGCCTGCAGGCCGAACTGCAGCGCCAAGCACAAGGCGCCGAGCCGGGCACCGCCCCGCCCGTGCGGGTGCGCGACTCTGCCGTGCTGCACGCGCTGCCCGCCCCGAGCCCCGGCGACCTCTACTTCGACTTCGAAGGCGACCCGCTCTACACCGAGACCGACCCGACGCGGTGGGGCCTCGACTACCTGTTCGGCTTCGTCGATGCCGAGGGCGTTTTCACCCCCTACTGGGCGCACAGCTTCGCCGAAGAACGCGAAGCCCTGCTCGCCTTCCTCGCCGACGTCGAAGCCCGCCGCGCGCAGCACCCCGACCTGCACATCTACCACTACGCCGCCTACGAGCGCACGCACCTGCGGTCGCTCACCGCACGCCACGGCGTCGGCGAAGACGTCGTCGACGACTGGCTGCGCAGCGGCGTGCTCGTCGACCTCTACCCGGTAGTGCGCAAAGCGCTGCGCGTCGGAACCCCCAGCTACTCGATCAAATACCTCGAGCCCCTCTACTGGCCCGAGGCGCGCGACGGCGCCGCGGTCGCGCGAGGCGACGACTCGGTGGCCGAATACGTGCGGTCGTGCGAACTGCTCGAGCAGGGCGACGCCGACGCCGCGCAGCAGATTCGCAACGACATCGCCGACTACAACGAGGTCGACTGCCTGAGCACGCTGCGCCTGGCTGCGTGGTTGCGAGGGCTCGCGGCAGAGCATCCGTCGCCGCCACCGGCGTTGTTCGACGATGAGCCCGCGCCTCGAGAGGTGCCCGATTCTCCGCTGCGCACGGCGCTGCTCGAGCTCTCTGCCGACGCAGACGGCGCGCCCACAACCGAACCCGATCGCAGCCCCGAGCAGCGTGCATACGCCTACGCCGCCGCGGCCATCGACTACCACCGTCGCGAGCACAAGACCTTCTGGTGGGATCACTTCGACCGGCTCATCGCGCCCCTCGACGAGTGGGCAGACACGCGCGATGTATTCGTCGTTGACACGGATGCTGCGCACGAGTCGACCGACTGGAACAAGTCGGGCAAACAGCGGTCGCTGCGCCGCACGCTCACCCTGCACGGAACCTGGGCCCCCGGCTCACGCCCCGGCGTCACCGGGCGCCCCGGCCCCTTCGCCGTCTATGAGCAGCCCGCGCCCCTGCCGCCGAGCAGCCGCGACCCGCTCGCGCGCGCGGCGCGCAGCATCACGCTCGAGGTCGTCGCCGACGACCACGTCGTGATCACCGAGACGCTCGCCGCCGGCGTTTCGCCCTACAACGACCTGCCGGTTGCGCTGACCCCCGCAGCGCCCCCGCCGGCGGGGCAGCAGAAACCCGCCATCGAAGAGTGGGGCGCGGCACTCGTCGACGCCCACCCCGAATGGCCCGCCGAACCCGTCGGCGACCTGCTGCGCCGAGTGGCGCCCCGCACCCGAAGCGGTGCGCCACTCGCTCGCGTCGAGCACGACGACGCGGGCGAGCCCGACCGCGTCGCCGCCGTCGTCGCGAGCCTGCTCGACCTCGACCGCTCGTACCTCGCCGTGCAGGGCCCACCCGGCACGGGCAAGACCTACCTCGGCGCGCACGTCATCGCCGAGCTCGTCGCGACCCACGGCTGGAAGGTCGGAGTCGTCGCGCAAGGCCACGCCACCGTCGAGCACCTGCTCGACGGCGTCGTCGCAGCGGGGCTCGACGGGCGTCGAGTGGGCAAGGCTCCGAAGTCGAGTGCCGACCCGAGCGACTACGCGACCGCGCGTTGGACGGTGCTCGGCGACGCCAACGACCTCAGCACCTTCACCGCCGACCACCCCGAAGGCTTCGTCATCGGCGGCACCGCCTGGAACTTCTCAGACCCTCAGCGCGTCGGCCGCCGCAGCCTCGACCTGCTCGTCATCGACGAGGCCGGGCAGTTCTCACTCGCCGCCACCATCGCCGCGAGCGTGTCGGCGAAGAATCTGCTGCTGCTCGGCGACCCGCAGCAACTGCCGCAAGTGAGCCAAGGTACCCACCCCGAACCGATCGACGGCAGTGCCCTCGGCTACCTCGCCGCCGGGCACGACGTGCTGCCGGCAGAGCTCGGCTACTTTCTGGCCGAGACGCGCCGACTGCACCCCGCCCTCGCCAAACCCGTGTCGCACTTGAGCTATGAAGGCCAGCTGCACGCGCACCCGAGCAGCTCGGTGCGCGAGCTCGACGGCGTCGCGCCCGGGCTGCACCCCGTGCCCGTCGAGCACCACGGCAACGCCACCGAGTCGGTCGACGAGGCAGAAGCAGTGGTGGCGATCATCCGTCGCCTCATCGGCACCTCGTGGACGCCGGGTGCGGGGCGCAGTGCTCGGCCGTTCGCCGACGACGACGTCATCGTCGTCACGCCGTACAACGCGCAGCAGCAGGTCATCCGGGCACACCTCGACGCCGCACGCCTGCACGGCACCCGGGTCGGCACGGTCGACAAGTTTCAAGGGCAAGAAGCCGCGGTCGCGATCGTGTCGCTCGCCGCATCGAGCTCGCGCGACGCCCCGCGCGGCATGGAGTTTCTGCTCAACCGCAACCGGCTCAACGTGGCCATCTCGCGCGCGCAGTGGGCCGCCTACCTCGTGCACTCGCGCGGGCTGCTCGACTCGCTGCCCTCGAGCCCCGCGGGTGTGGCCGAGTTGAGCGCGTTCATCCGGCTCACCGAGGGGCGACCCGCGGGGTGA
- a CDS encoding DUF2510 domain-containing protein: MSAPAPGWYADADDPALIRWWDGSMWSDHTQPNPAYVSSTATAEPPPFAAPISASAPVPPPFAEPAASPTVAPAATPTPAPTPSPAPELPMAAAPFVPPMADAAPPRRDARGSSSPSLPISEPVRLVPPTSAALPGAAPLPSGAAESGSFGAAPLSPGSFAAAPLASVAPAPPSASTPWTSSPSFAQPAASVDLASVDYEPMVRSWGAARSGSATRTVTGVTTAGAWMLALSPLFQVGLLGLGWVLSGGGTSAVTSLVAGGLALVAVLWVVLGAVADYRRLGALGHEYRPSILWILLGPLMYLVARAIHVYRTAGRGVAPTWVYLVLSIVVGAAAGTLGALLPRDASLAELRQVESTITTELQQQGVDYTVLCPDETTAAVGASFVCTAYDEVGPVALVRVTWSGLPGVFSFALESGATAS, from the coding sequence GTGAGCGCACCTGCACCGGGTTGGTACGCCGACGCCGACGACCCTGCCCTGATCCGCTGGTGGGATGGCTCGATGTGGAGCGACCACACGCAGCCGAACCCCGCCTACGTGTCGAGCACGGCCACCGCCGAGCCGCCGCCGTTCGCGGCGCCGATCAGCGCGTCTGCGCCGGTGCCGCCGCCGTTCGCCGAGCCCGCCGCGTCGCCGACCGTGGCGCCGGCCGCGACGCCGACGCCAGCGCCCACGCCGTCGCCCGCGCCCGAGCTGCCGATGGCGGCTGCGCCGTTCGTTCCGCCGATGGCCGACGCGGCTCCCCCGCGGCGCGACGCGCGCGGCAGCTCGTCGCCCTCGTTGCCGATCTCTGAACCGGTGCGGCTCGTGCCGCCCACCTCGGCCGCCCTTCCCGGCGCTGCCCCTCTGCCGTCTGGTGCTGCTGAGTCGGGCTCGTTCGGGGCGGCACCGCTGTCACCCGGGTCGTTCGCGGCCGCGCCGCTCGCCTCGGTGGCACCGGCGCCGCCGTCGGCGAGCACTCCGTGGACGTCGTCGCCGAGCTTCGCGCAGCCTGCGGCTTCGGTCGATCTCGCGAGCGTCGACTACGAGCCGATGGTGCGCTCGTGGGGCGCGGCACGCAGCGGGTCGGCAACCCGCACGGTCACGGGTGTGACGACTGCCGGCGCTTGGATGCTCGCCCTCTCTCCCCTCTTCCAGGTGGGTCTGCTCGGCCTCGGGTGGGTGCTCTCGGGCGGCGGAACCTCAGCCGTGACGAGCCTGGTCGCGGGTGGTCTGGCTCTCGTGGCGGTGCTGTGGGTCGTGCTCGGCGCTGTGGCCGACTACCGACGCCTCGGCGCCCTCGGGCACGAGTACCGCCCCTCGATTCTGTGGATTCTGCTCGGCCCGCTCATGTATCTGGTGGCTCGCGCCATTCACGTCTACCGCACCGCGGGTCGCGGGGTTGCACCGACCTGGGTGTATCTGGTCTTGAGCATCGTGGTCGGTGCGGCGGCCGGCACGCTCGGCGCTCTGCTGCCGCGCGATGCGAGCCTCGCCGAGCTGCGCCAGGTCGAGTCGACGATCACGACTGAACTGCAGCAGCAGGGGGTCGACTACACCGTGCTGTGCCCCGACGAGACGACGGCGGCGGTCGGTGCCTCGTTCGTGTGCACGGCCTACGACGAGGTGGGGCCCGTGGCGCTCGTGCGCGTGACGTGGTCGGGCTTGCCCGGCGTGTTCAGCTTCGCGCTCGAGTCGGGGGCGACTGCGTCGTAG
- a CDS encoding alpha/beta hydrolase, translated as MRRVAGIAADYLYVARARLRYYRYGSRPPAPSEPAPDAPPPVLLIPGVFETWHYVKPIRDRLEALGHPVHSVPELGFNRHPIPEMAALLAAYVEHRDLRGVRIVAHSKGGLIGKLLLVGDAARADEGRFDRMISINTPYLGSPLARFGIGPWREFSPTRAVIVELRDALGVNARITSLYSEFDQYVPVGHAALPGAENVRLPHIGHFRVLGIADVIDEVVSRLDA; from the coding sequence ATGAGACGAGTCGCCGGCATCGCAGCTGACTACCTCTATGTGGCGCGGGCGCGGCTGCGGTACTACCGCTACGGGTCGCGGCCGCCAGCGCCGTCAGAACCGGCACCGGATGCTCCGCCTCCCGTACTTCTCATCCCCGGCGTGTTCGAGACCTGGCACTATGTGAAACCCATCCGCGACCGCCTCGAAGCGCTCGGGCACCCCGTGCACAGCGTGCCCGAGCTCGGCTTCAACCGTCACCCGATTCCCGAGATGGCCGCGCTGCTCGCCGCCTATGTCGAGCACCGCGACTTGCGCGGTGTGCGCATCGTGGCCCACAGCAAGGGCGGGCTCATCGGCAAGCTGCTGCTCGTCGGCGACGCCGCGCGGGCAGACGAGGGGCGGTTCGACCGCATGATCTCGATCAACACGCCCTACCTGGGCAGCCCGCTCGCGCGCTTCGGCATCGGGCCGTGGCGCGAGTTCTCGCCGACCCGCGCGGTCATCGTCGAGCTGCGCGACGCCCTCGGCGTCAACGCGCGCATCACCTCGCTCTACAGCGAGTTCGACCAGTATGTGCCCGTCGGGCATGCCGCCCTGCCGGGCGCCGAGAACGTGCGACTGCCGCACATCGGGCACTTCAGAGTGCTCGGCATCGCCGACGTCATCGACGAGGTCGTCAGCCGGCTCGACGCCTAG
- a CDS encoding CPBP family intramembrane glutamic endopeptidase — protein sequence MPAADAVPVTDDRRALSLKLLPAAIVATSAIPLFGFEERLVGYPWLVIGLVVAYFVDRELMRDLGIIAAGLIVVSTVSVKADISWPNFFLLGFVLSLAVVVPFVIDRFVFKRRVIRFPWRSGQKWQRWEKSYLFAVPFLGWLILPFYFITSGTYQNWPAVSEFSEVARLFVGVNAVGIWDELFFICTCYVLLLRHFPVLTANILQSIIFVSFLWELGYQAWGPLMTIPFALLQGWIFHRTKSLTYVIIVHLLFDLVVFLAIVHAHNPGVFPFFLVQSPGS from the coding sequence ATGCCTGCCGCTGACGCCGTGCCCGTGACAGACGACCGCCGAGCGTTGAGCCTCAAGCTGCTGCCGGCGGCCATCGTGGCGACGAGCGCCATACCGCTGTTCGGCTTCGAAGAACGACTCGTGGGCTACCCCTGGCTGGTCATCGGCCTCGTCGTCGCCTACTTCGTCGACCGCGAGCTCATGCGCGATCTCGGCATCATCGCCGCCGGGCTCATCGTCGTCAGCACCGTGAGCGTCAAGGCCGACATCTCGTGGCCCAACTTCTTCTTGCTCGGCTTCGTGCTGAGTCTCGCCGTGGTGGTGCCGTTCGTCATCGATCGCTTCGTGTTCAAGCGTCGCGTGATTCGATTCCCGTGGCGCAGCGGGCAGAAGTGGCAGCGGTGGGAGAAGTCATATCTGTTCGCCGTGCCGTTTCTCGGCTGGCTGATTCTGCCGTTCTACTTCATCACGTCGGGCACCTACCAGAACTGGCCAGCGGTTTCAGAATTCTCAGAAGTGGCTCGCCTCTTCGTGGGCGTCAACGCCGTCGGCATCTGGGACGAGCTGTTCTTCATCTGCACCTGCTACGTGCTGCTACTGCGGCACTTTCCCGTCTTGACGGCCAACATTCTGCAGTCGATCATCTTCGTCAGCTTCTTGTGGGAGCTCGGCTACCAGGCCTGGGGCCCGCTCATGACCATCCCCTTCGCGCTGCTGCAGGGCTGGATCTTCCACCGCACCAAGTCGCTCACCTACGTCATCATCGTGCACCTGCTGTTCGACCTCGTGGTCTTCCTCGCCATCGTGCACGCCCACAACCCCGGAGTCTTCCCGTTCTTCTTGGTGCAGAGCCCCGGCAGCTGA
- a CDS encoding sigma-70 family RNA polymerase sigma factor, whose product MTPDELERLISANARDVLRYFERRVAQPADAADCLSEVLLVLWRDRARVPDDPIEGRLWMFGIARTTLAAAGRRSGRRSAEVERLRAMLETSAADLHADNEGLAIDVRDAIARLPVAQREVVQLHHWEGLPLVDIAAVVGVSSSTVRSRYAAARAALTASLASYGVDA is encoded by the coding sequence GTGACGCCTGACGAGCTCGAGAGACTCATCAGTGCCAACGCGCGAGACGTGCTGCGCTACTTCGAGCGACGCGTCGCCCAGCCCGCCGACGCCGCCGACTGCTTGAGCGAGGTGCTGCTCGTGTTGTGGCGCGATCGCGCGCGAGTGCCAGACGACCCGATCGAGGGGCGGCTGTGGATGTTCGGCATCGCCCGCACGACCCTCGCCGCCGCCGGGCGCCGCAGCGGGCGTCGCTCGGCCGAAGTCGAGCGCCTGCGCGCCATGCTCGAGACATCAGCCGCCGACTTGCACGCCGACAACGAGGGTCTCGCCATCGATGTGCGCGACGCGATCGCGCGCCTGCCCGTCGCGCAGCGCGAGGTCGTGCAGCTGCACCATTGGGAAGGCTTGCCGCTCGTCGACATCGCGGCGGTGGTCGGAGTGTCGTCGTCGACAGTTCGCTCGCGGTATGCGGCGGCGCGAGCCGCACTGACGGCGTCGCTCGCGTCGTACGGCGTCGACGCCTGA